The genomic region CTTAGAACATTTtatatcacatattttatttaagtattattgatgaacatatgatatataaatcaatataatatatgctAATTTTCTATCAATTAATTGTTCAATGCACACTGTAATTGCGTTTCTCACAAAactttttacaaacaaatacacatttttataactaagtATGGAAGGTTTGTAATTATgacacaaaaaataacaagcAATCCTTGCCAATATGTCATTTCAAAACTACAAGGAAATTCTAAACTTCACTCAGTTTCACTAACATGCATATTTCTACATTACAAGCCTGTTTTCTGAACCCAATTTGCTAGAAAATATCACACATGGCAGAAATAAGGTTAAGTGATGTGAGCTTCACACATGTCTATATGTGAAACACAAAAATAAGCAATGCAATACACTTACAATGAGTATTTGCgaagaaaacacaaaaaatacatgaaactTTCGCTACATCATCTAATAATCCTTAACTTAATTCCATCATTACAAAGAAGCAAGTGTCAGCTAGATTAGCCATGTACAAAGATGTGACTGTCATAATAATAGGCATGTACACatgaaaactaaaacaaatgtaatgatgatattgtttaaaatgccttcaacataaaacattaacaaaaaaaataacattataaattttcttataaaatattttactacattgtataaattcaatgaaataaatccaAAAATTGATTAACCATAATTgtcttataatatttttataacataactaaatgtgttttttccttttcatttaCACATAACAATTAAACCAATTGTAAAAGGTAAGgccaatataaataaatttccagattttcatccatttttgttttaaaatggtgGCAGGGAGtgacattttatcattatttttcaatttttagatgactgtttcaccattGAATAGGAGTCCATGCTTttaatgaatgaataagggaccatatacatgtgtttctggACGAACCATGAACATGATCAAAACAATTCTcctttttacatgtgaatgttatacatcaaCAGCTATGAATAATGGCAGTTCCAGGACAGTATCGGACGGCTACGCAAATACAGACCCTAGtccaacatttttatttgagtcaataaaattaaggggcGGAGAAAAAAATGGGGGCCAGgtgggatgaaaatctagcaattatttATAGTCGTCTAAAGATAGACAAAAAGACATCAATATGTGTCTTATTTTCACCATGATGTAAATCAgtgttattttatacaaaaatattgactGGAAGATTATGTTAAAACACTAATAGATCACGTGGGACGTCAGGGCACCCCAAACGGCACAACAAGGTCTTCTTTGTGCTCCACCTTCAAATCATTGACCGCCGCTGCCGCTCTCTTAGCAGCCATCGTAATCTGTAAGACAAGGCTATTATTGAAAACCATGTACCAGGTATCCTCCCTGATAGGGTCTAACTCCCGAATAGAAAGCTCACATTCTTATTCAATTTCACttttcaagtttgttttaataaaatgaaggaCTACTGGAGTTATTAAAGCtccagaaaaaaaataagtataaatatgaaccaagggcaataactcttgaaATATAAAAGACACATGCACTTATACTGAATAAGATAAATCTATACATGaaatttgaagtcaatacctcaaagacttttaGAGTTATGCTCTGGGCCAAAAACAAgtaaaatgataccaaaaacagagttatggttcctatGCACTAAACTTCTCAACACTAATTACTATCTATATATGAactttgaagtcaatacctccaAAGACTTTTGGAGTTATGCTCCAGTCAAAACATATAACAAGGGATGCGGAAACCAGActtttcattttgacaaatgCAATTATGCAGCAGGATGTAGGTTTATAGAAGAAGATGTAAATGCTGCTGACACACTTTCATACCGATCTGACGTTGTTTATGACCCAAGATCAGCCAAATTTACACTGGTCATTATCATGATGCTAAAGGATATACTGACTTAATGGTCTTGAAGATTATATAAAAACTCTTGAATTTATGTACATTATTTCCTCCACTTCACCTATTATTTTCACaggagatgacccatattcacactgatCCTGCAGAGAAatattctgataaagtttcttATAGATTGGATGAAAACTGATGAATttgtgaaagaaaaaagaacctttaacacaaaaacttcttttaatatttgaccTTGTAACCTAGTTTTGGATACTAGATAACCCATATTCACACAGGTCTTACAAATATTCAGACCATGTTTTGTGAAGATATGAACACACTGGTATATTTTTACACGCAAAAAAAGCTAAAACAAGAAATTGCTAATGACACCCAATTGCCCTGATTTAAGCCTATCTATAACCCgatttttttatgcttttttaaCATCCATCTAAAATGAACTCAGGGAAATAATTCGAAAAAcaacagagttatggttcatGTGCACTGCAGTCCAACTCAACAAGATCTGTTCATATATCAGCTGATGCTGGGCTCATTAATGGGCTTACATACAAAGTTGAAACCTCTGCACAAAATGATCCTTGTATCATTTTTGCTCAGACTTGCagataacataaacaaatcaaaactaTAAGGCCAGGGACCTTTAAAGTAGGTCTTGGTAAGATGGACATACAAAAGAGTAAAATGAGCCTACCAATTCAATATCTGCCAGGGAGACTGGCTGTGATGCTAGGACTATCTGTGGAGCCGTTACACCGTTTGGCAGAGACATTCGATACTTGCTTCCCCTACCAGAGCTGGCCAGCACCATGTTCAACTTGTTACTGAAGTAGAACCAAATAATTTCTATTATGTTTATGAGTGGTACTTCACTTTTTATAAGAAAACAAGCTTAATAGTTAAATGATATAGATCAGTATGAAATCTGTTTGTAATTGTATCACACATATTTATAACTTACTTCAAAACGTAAAAAGCCAAATGGTTACATGTATTGTTCATAACATTCAACTTTCGTGATCAACTGCATGTACAAATGGATGGTTAAGTATTACTGTAAGTCATTTGAATACCTATACTGTCTAGCCTTGTCGTGGTACTCATGTTGTTCCAAGCCTCTCCCTTCAACAGCAGACACATCAataaagtttctgaaaataagGCAGAATGGTAATACTTAACCATGTTTTACTtagaacaaacaaataaatccATTTATTATCAATGTAACTACTATAAGTAAAACTAATTAATTAAGGATACTTCTTGTGGGTGTATATTTACACCGCTGGGTGAACATTGGAACCACGTATCGTTATGAGTTGAAAATGCTCTGTTGCATTTTCTGTTGTGGTGCCAAGCACTAGAAAATGGAGGTGAACAGCAATTATggtctatttttttttcttctaagtGATTTATCTGCGTGAAATTAAAAAATCTGAGCATGTGGTTCCACACTGAAATGACTTTGTGATGTGTTAATAGTAAATGctatgaacaaaaaacaaaatctgaTCATCTAGAATTTGCAAAACTTGCAAGAGTTCAAGACTGTCGAGATCAAAATCTTGATTTTCATGAAATGTTATCATTCTGCCTGACAGATTTTTAAAAGACAAACTTTTAAAGGTGCCTCATTACAAATTCAGAACTTCCGTGTGCTCTACTTGGTGCACTTACTGAGGCTCGATTGTGAATAGTTATGGTGCAAATACATATCTTGTGGTGCTTATGAATTGTAATTTAATAAGAAATGTAACCATAAAAACACTTTTTGGTTCGTATTTAACtgaacaagaaaaacaacaactaactttattaatattattgtaaatatttttgaagtatgGCTAAAAACACACTGCATTTTCGACATTTAAAGCTCACTTGGTGCTTGATAAACGGCGTTTAAAATTGAGTATTTGTTTGCAATTTAGATTTTTGAATTAGTTGAGGTgtatttaatgtgtattttgtatgaCAGAGTGATTTATCCAATGGCATGAATAGACCCAGTCTTCTCTTTCCCTTTAAAGACATCaacctgaaaatatataaacaaaatcatgaggttttcatataagtatgtcaaaaaattatacaaaacttaattttcacaaaatttaaTGTCAACATATTAGGAAAAAGATATGCcttgaattgtattatttttctgGAAATACAGGTTACTCGCTACTTAAAGACAAAGCATGGTGGTTTACCATACTCAGtcgtaaattaaaaatattaataatattagtTATTAACTTTGTTCCATTAAATAGTttacttaagttttttttcacatatattATTCTACTTAGTAACAATACATTTGCACCACTAGGGTGCAATGTCACCACAGCATAAACATTGGCAAGTAACAAAGTTAAAGATTATCAGACTTTATTTTTATCacctttttattcattttttgaataCATTAAATTCAACACATAGTTATTCCTGTGTGGaattaagtttattaaatttcatgtgTACAAATctctaaaaacaaaaaaaagagcATACTCACCATTGCCTCCATTTTCAGGTCCTGGCACCTAAACGGAAGATGCGGTGGAGCCTTTAACAATGCTTAACAAAACGTTGTGGCTCCAATGTTCACCAGGCTTGTTTACTCTGTCCTAAGTTTCAAACAtcacaaaacatttgaaaccaAGTCCAACTGATGTCAAAGACGTTACTATaccaatatttgtataatatttatagCCAATAACTAGTCTattagttaattatttattagttaaaaaaatattcttattgaGAAGTACTAAATATAATAGGTCTAGGACATGTGAGCTTGGTCATGTTCATCAACCATGCTATGTCTCATTTCCTTTTTGATACAAGTTGCTATTCAAGGTTTCAGTTCACTAACACAGGATCTTGATTGCGCATTCATTATAATATAACCTACATCACGCAAATTTGGCCCttcatacataattatttcgTCTATTGATAAAATATGCCAAAAGTAATGAATTTTTCTATGTGAAgtaatttctttcaaacttcTCTCTTTTAAAGGACTGTCATTGACCCATctatttcttaatgatttatgACCTTAAGTTCACTcttgtttccatagcaaccacagATTTTGACCAGACTTATTTTACCTGCATTCACAGTATTGAAAACGGCCaaatgacttaaaattaaaaaataaatcatcaaatttatttatgtttaataaagaTTATGTACTAGGAAAACAACTAAAATTTTATTCTAGCTATAATATTGTTACATTAATGTTGCACATCACTTTAATTACTAGTATGTACTTTTAGAACTCTAAAAGTGCAATACATGGTCCCACTTGTAACCATGTATCTTTAGCAATataagtgatatcatcatgaaattttcagTATTGCTTCCcgaaatgtcatttaattcaaattcccaataaaataataaaagccaaTGTATGTCTGAAGGCACAAAATCCCGCGATGTGGCTCATATAGTTAATTCTTTACAATTTGGTGGTACAAAATTAGGGCCAAATTGACCGTTTTTCAAAATGAAGCTTCCTTAAAAACAAGTTGGACCAGAACAGTGAGTGAGGACATACACTGTGTGGAGAATCCTTGTCAGCACTGATGCCTCATCTCCGCCTCCTGGCTGTGGAACAGTAGCTGCTGGCACCACCTGGGTTTCTCtacaaaataatcatgcaatggttacaaaatgattttgaaGGAACTAAATTTGTGTCTTCCTGTACCAGAAGATTACTCTCCACTACTGATTATCAGGGCTGCACAAAACAAGtgctataaaaaaaatgctcaaAACAAGTGctaaatacaaaatgaacatcagtgctaattttttatcagttctctgtaaaaaaaaaattaccacgCAAAATGCTTGTGTTACAGTATTAACTACATGCGCTGGAAGTGTCAAt from Mya arenaria isolate MELC-2E11 chromosome 3, ASM2691426v1 harbors:
- the LOC128227324 gene encoding ragulator complex protein LAMTOR1-like, which codes for MGCCESCFGNKDSNFQDGGPSETDRLINPANGQGTPSSFRETQVVPAATVPQPGGGDEASVLTRILHTVNFIDVSAVEGRGLEQHEYHDKARQYSNKLNMVLASSGRGSKYRMSLPNGVTAPQIVLASQPVSLADIELITMAAKRAAAAVNDLKVEHKEDLVVPFGVP